A region from the Aegilops tauschii subsp. strangulata cultivar AL8/78 chromosome 5, Aet v6.0, whole genome shotgun sequence genome encodes:
- the LOC109741777 gene encoding uncharacterized protein: MASSKERGGGASDDHSDEENVVSLSSEWWGNMMVNGFQQDHPHLQHHSDEEYVVSLSSEWYAGGARCGKTIRIANSGHLYINAMVVDECAGCDNEVGASIHIWRNFRLDPSLGQADIKWSDLDTST, encoded by the exons ATGGCTTCCagcaaggagagggggggcggggCCAGCGACGACCACAGCGATGAGGAGAACGTGGTGTCGCTGTCTTCAGAGTG gtggggaaATATGATGGTGAACGGCTTCCAGCAAGACCATCCGCATCTTCAACACCACAGCGACGAGGAGTACGTGGTGTCGCTCTCGTCGGAGTGGTACGCCGGCGGGGCCCGGTGCGGCAAGACCATCCGCATCGCCAACTCTGGCCATCTTTACATAAACGCCATGGTCGTCGACGAGTGCGCCGGCTGTGACAACGAGGTGGGCGCGTCCATCCATATCTGGCGTAACTTCCGTCTTGACCCCAGCCTCGGCCAGGCCGACATCAAGTGGTCCGACCTTGACACGTCTACCTGA